Proteins co-encoded in one Halococcoides cellulosivorans genomic window:
- a CDS encoding ABC transporter permease subunit, whose protein sequence is MIGTIARKEFADAVRSRMLWAIVAIIAVMTSLAAGVSVLVPDVESDPAMALGGASQFAGLLVPIMALIGAALAIAGQREAGSLKVLLGLPPSRGQVLLGTFLGRSGVVAIGIALGFAVSGVVTAALHGGLPIGAFLGTVALTVVLGIAFVGIAIGVSAIATTRSRAMTLAVAAYLGLTLLWDLVPVLIHLAVRGTMPGQVVPPWLLLIEGLSPTGAYNALTQTLLLGSEVAVEARIDVAVPAYLHPGVFVAILVCWTVLPLAIGAHQFERADLS, encoded by the coding sequence ATGATCGGGACCATCGCTCGCAAGGAGTTCGCGGACGCCGTGCGCTCGCGGATGCTCTGGGCGATCGTCGCGATCATCGCGGTGATGACATCGCTCGCGGCGGGCGTCTCCGTGCTCGTGCCAGACGTCGAGAGCGACCCCGCGATGGCACTGGGCGGGGCCTCGCAGTTCGCGGGCCTGCTGGTCCCGATCATGGCGCTGATCGGGGCCGCGCTCGCGATCGCAGGGCAGCGCGAGGCGGGCAGTCTGAAAGTCCTGCTCGGCCTCCCGCCGTCGCGGGGCCAGGTCCTGCTCGGCACGTTTCTCGGGCGAAGCGGCGTCGTCGCGATCGGAATCGCCCTGGGCTTCGCGGTCTCGGGGGTCGTCACCGCCGCACTCCACGGTGGCCTGCCGATCGGAGCCTTCCTCGGGACCGTCGCGCTGACCGTCGTGCTCGGCATTGCCTTCGTCGGCATCGCGATCGGCGTCTCGGCGATCGCGACCACGCGCTCGCGAGCGATGACCCTCGCCGTGGCCGCCTACCTGGGACTGACGCTGCTCTGGGATCTCGTCCCGGTCCTGATCCATCTGGCCGTGAGAGGCACGATGCCCGGCCAGGTCGTTCCCCCCTGGCTCCTGTTGATCGAGGGACTGAGTCCGACGGGCGCGTACAACGCACTGACCCAGACGCTCCTCCTGGGCAGTGAAGTCGCCGTGGAGGCCCGGATCGACGTGGCCGTGCCGGCGTATCTCCACCCGGGCGTGTTCGTCGCGATCCTCGTCTGCTGGACGGTCCTTCCGCTGGCGATCGGCGCTCACCAGTTCGAGCGAGCGGATCTGAGCTGA
- a CDS encoding MBL fold metallo-hydrolase, with the protein MAIGELTHADRVDPDLAFVDSGMFDCPEYGSIYLIDDDRPAIVDTGIGTGVDRILDACETVGIAPADLAVIALTHVHLDHAGGAGHLIERCPDAKVYVHEIGAPHVEDPERLWEGTKRAVGDQIAFYRTPQAVDPDRIVEITDGETIDLGAHRLVAHHAPGHAPHQVVYEAPTMDAVFTGDAAGVYAPSTDAVYPTSPPPDFDHEQVLADTHTIEDLGREWICYAHFGPAKRADRLATYREAVDRWVDQITTWRAEMGDEQVVERAIETRDRPDVWPAHKARGEVAMNARGVLHFLDQRA; encoded by the coding sequence ATGGCCATCGGAGAGCTCACGCACGCCGACCGCGTCGATCCCGACCTCGCGTTCGTCGATTCGGGCATGTTCGACTGTCCGGAGTACGGGTCGATCTACCTGATCGACGACGACCGCCCGGCGATCGTCGACACGGGCATCGGCACGGGCGTGGATCGCATCCTCGACGCCTGCGAGACGGTCGGCATCGCGCCCGCAGACCTCGCGGTGATCGCACTCACGCACGTCCACCTCGATCACGCGGGCGGGGCCGGCCACCTGATCGAGCGCTGTCCCGACGCGAAGGTGTACGTCCACGAGATCGGTGCACCCCACGTCGAGGACCCCGAGCGGCTCTGGGAGGGGACCAAACGCGCGGTGGGCGACCAGATCGCATTCTATCGAACGCCGCAGGCGGTCGACCCCGATCGGATCGTCGAGATCACCGACGGCGAGACGATCGATCTCGGTGCACACCGCCTCGTCGCCCACCACGCGCCCGGGCACGCGCCCCACCAGGTCGTCTACGAGGCCCCGACGATGGACGCCGTGTTCACCGGCGACGCCGCCGGGGTGTACGCACCCTCGACGGACGCGGTCTACCCGACGAGTCCGCCGCCGGATTTCGATCACGAGCAGGTGCTCGCGGACACGCACACGATCGAGGATCTGGGCCGGGAGTGGATCTGTTACGCCCACTTCGGGCCCGCGAAGCGGGCCGATCGGCTGGCAACGTACCGCGAGGCAGTCGATCGGTGGGTCGACCAGATCACCACGTGGCGCGCGGAGATGGGCGACGAGCAGGTCGTCGAGCGGGCCATCGAGACGCGCGACCGGCCCGATGTCTGGCCGGCACACAAGGCCCGCGGTGAGGTCGCGATGAACGCTCGGGGTGTCCTCCACTTCCTCGACCAGCGGGCGTGA
- a CDS encoding DUF3267 domain-containing protein yields the protein MGERGMDDRAVDDHEPLIAAYGVSRPLVVQWTVVSVLGVVVSLFGFGLLYHAVNGSAGPIAFVATPETGWWNVGLTVLALATVVVAVVVPHELCHGLAIRAFGGRPRYGLGVAYAVVPYAFATTETRFSRNQFVVIALAPLVVLSALGVPAMLAFEWPWLAVPLAMNAGGAVGDVWMALTILGYPDTVTVRDTTTGLEVYGPGDCERIETAPTAVLWDLLVGIAGATVTLALAGGVVVPIVLTAIGVEAFALGVPETPLLIVEFVRTPDGGVEFAMGSGVFALGIVVGLCYAYVRSRLRS from the coding sequence ATGGGTGAACGGGGAATGGACGATCGGGCCGTCGACGATCACGAACCCCTGATCGCGGCGTACGGCGTCTCGCGGCCACTCGTCGTTCAGTGGACGGTCGTCAGCGTCCTCGGCGTGGTCGTCTCGCTGTTCGGATTTGGGCTCCTCTATCACGCGGTGAACGGGTCGGCCGGGCCGATCGCGTTCGTGGCGACGCCCGAGACCGGGTGGTGGAATGTTGGCCTCACCGTTCTCGCCCTCGCGACGGTCGTGGTCGCCGTCGTCGTCCCGCACGAACTCTGTCACGGCCTCGCGATCCGGGCGTTCGGCGGTCGTCCGCGATACGGTCTCGGCGTCGCGTACGCCGTCGTCCCGTACGCGTTCGCGACGACCGAGACACGCTTTTCGCGGAATCAGTTCGTCGTGATCGCGCTCGCGCCGCTGGTCGTGCTCTCGGCGCTCGGTGTCCCGGCCATGCTGGCGTTCGAGTGGCCGTGGCTCGCCGTGCCGCTGGCGATGAACGCTGGCGGCGCGGTCGGTGATGTCTGGATGGCGCTGACGATTCTGGGCTATCCCGACACGGTGACCGTCCGCGATACCACGACGGGGCTGGAGGTGTACGGTCCGGGCGACTGCGAGCGGATCGAGACGGCCCCCACGGCGGTGCTCTGGGATCTCCTCGTCGGGATCGCCGGCGCGACGGTGACGCTGGCGCTCGCTGGTGGGGTCGTCGTCCCCATCGTGTTGACGGCGATCGGTGTCGAGGCGTTCGCGCTGGGCGTCCCTGAGACACCACTCCTGATCGTGGAGTTCGTCCGCACACCCGACGGCGGTGTCGAGTTCGCGATGGGGTCGGGCGTCTTCGCCCTCGGAATCGTCGTCGGCCTGTGCTATGCGTACGTTCGGTCGCGACTTCGATCGTGA
- a CDS encoding DJ-1/PfpI family protein, producing the protein MIVGDFGEDYEIMVPFQALQAVGHEVDAVCPEKSAGETIKTAIHDFRGDQTYLEERGHDFELTATMSEIDPSEYDALVVPGGRAPEYLRGYESVIETVQHFFAADKPVASICHGPQILAAAGVLEGYEMTAYPAVRPEVEAAGCSWVEETVRDGNLVTAQAWPDHPEWIAAFLDLLD; encoded by the coding sequence ATGATCGTCGGCGACTTCGGCGAGGACTACGAGATCATGGTGCCGTTCCAGGCGCTGCAAGCGGTCGGCCACGAGGTCGACGCGGTCTGTCCCGAGAAATCGGCGGGCGAGACGATCAAGACGGCGATTCACGACTTCCGTGGGGATCAGACCTACCTCGAAGAGCGCGGTCACGACTTCGAACTGACGGCGACGATGAGTGAGATCGATCCCAGCGAGTACGACGCGCTCGTCGTCCCCGGCGGCCGAGCGCCAGAGTACCTTCGTGGGTACGAGTCGGTCATCGAGACCGTCCAGCACTTCTTCGCGGCCGACAAGCCCGTCGCCTCGATCTGTCACGGCCCGCAGATCCTCGCCGCCGCGGGCGTCCTGGAGGGCTACGAGATGACCGCCTACCCCGCCGTGCGCCCGGAAGTCGAGGCCGCCGGCTGTTCGTGGGTCGAGGAGACCGTGCGGGACGGGAATCTCGTGACCGCCCAGGCCTGGCCCGACCACCCAGAGTGGATCGCGGCGTTCCTCGACCTGCTTGACTGA
- a CDS encoding DUF120 domain-containing protein, translated as MAATTGAVGHAERATLKHLALAGALDGAAKVSCASLARRLDVSDQTASRRLQRLEESGAITREKVSDGQWVEITASGEQHLQETYAEYQRIFENSVGVTLSGQLTRGMGEGSHYVSLPGYAEQFERRLGYDPFPGTLNCRLDEESVRARTRMNALDPIVIEGWDGDERTYGPAYCYPATIEAPSGERASPVHVISPERTHHDETELELLAPTRLRDSLDLEDGDRLQIHVTTE; from the coding sequence ATGGCAGCCACGACGGGGGCGGTCGGCCACGCCGAGCGGGCCACCCTCAAGCATCTCGCGCTCGCGGGCGCCCTCGACGGGGCCGCGAAAGTGTCGTGTGCGAGTCTGGCCCGACGGCTCGACGTCTCGGACCAGACCGCGTCTCGACGCCTCCAGCGCCTCGAAGAGTCGGGCGCGATCACCCGCGAGAAGGTCAGCGACGGGCAGTGGGTCGAGATCACCGCATCCGGCGAGCAACACCTCCAGGAGACCTACGCCGAGTACCAGCGCATCTTCGAGAACAGCGTCGGCGTGACGCTCAGTGGGCAGTTGACACGCGGGATGGGCGAGGGGAGTCACTACGTCTCCCTGCCGGGGTACGCCGAGCAGTTCGAACGGCGCCTGGGCTACGATCCGTTTCCCGGGACGCTGAACTGCCGGCTCGACGAGGAGAGCGTCCGGGCGCGGACGCGGATGAACGCTCTCGACCCCATCGTCATCGAGGGCTGGGACGGCGACGAGCGCACCTACGGCCCGGCGTACTGTTACCCCGCGACGATCGAAGCGCCCTCGGGTGAGCGCGCATCGCCGGTCCACGTCATCAGTCCCGAACGCACGCACCACGACGAGACCGAACTCGAACTGCTCGCGCCGACGCGGCTTCGAGACAGCCTCGATCTCGAAGACGGCGATCGACTCCAGATCCATGTCACGACCGAGTGA
- a CDS encoding NAD-dependent epimerase/dehydratase family protein, producing the protein MDTVAVTGGTGSIGRPTVETLADDHRVVSITRSGGEMDAAAACYRADCTDAGDCFGALAAIDPDAIVHLGTLAHPLEDPPHRVFESNAVGAYHVLEAAAALDIDRVVLASSVSAIGGAFEPDPVRVDTLPVDESHRLTPTNPYGLGKQAAEVVAAGIGRHAGAPDAVSLRFPMVVSDADVRDHFGGDRTLSAVRESDRFHDDRNTLFAYLHIEDAVSVIRAALDAAIDGHAAVWTVAADTSLETPTDRVAREVYPDAERTKSFDGTETLFDISRAAALLGWEPRVSWRDRV; encoded by the coding sequence ATGGACACCGTCGCCGTCACCGGCGGGACCGGATCGATCGGCCGCCCGACCGTCGAAACGCTGGCCGACGACCACCGCGTCGTCTCGATCACGCGCTCGGGGGGCGAGATGGACGCCGCTGCGGCCTGCTACCGGGCGGACTGCACCGACGCGGGCGACTGTTTCGGCGCGCTGGCGGCGATCGATCCCGACGCGATCGTCCATCTGGGCACACTCGCCCATCCGCTGGAAGACCCCCCTCATCGCGTCTTCGAGAGCAACGCCGTCGGCGCGTATCACGTCCTGGAGGCCGCGGCGGCGCTCGATATCGACCGGGTCGTCCTCGCCTCCAGCGTCAGCGCGATCGGTGGCGCGTTCGAACCCGATCCCGTCCGGGTCGACACCCTCCCCGTCGACGAGTCGCATCGCCTGACCCCGACGAACCCCTACGGCCTGGGCAAGCAGGCCGCCGAGGTCGTCGCCGCCGGCATCGGTCGGCACGCTGGCGCGCCCGACGCCGTCTCGCTGCGCTTCCCCATGGTCGTCTCCGACGCGGACGTTCGCGACCATTTCGGGGGCGATCGGACATTGTCGGCGGTTCGCGAGAGCGATCGCTTCCACGACGACCGCAACACGCTGTTCGCGTATCTCCACATCGAGGACGCTGTGAGCGTGATCCGGGCGGCCCTCGACGCCGCGATCGACGGGCACGCGGCGGTCTGGACGGTCGCCGCCGATACGTCACTGGAGACCCCGACCGATCGCGTCGCTCGTGAGGTCTACCCCGACGCCGAGCGGACGAAATCCTTCGACGGCACCGAAACGCTGTTCGACATCTCGCGGGCGGCGGCGCTCCTGGGGTGGGAGCCCCGTGTCTCCTGGCGCGATCGGGTGTGA
- a CDS encoding ABC transporter ATP-binding protein, which yields MNGAAPGDRQRATGDHAIRIDGLTKRYGADVLAVDDLSLSVERGEIFGFLGPNGAGKSTTIDVLMDYVRPTAGEATVLGFDAQRETRAVHERVGILPDGYGLWDRLTGRTHLEYAIDLKGANDAIDALLDRVGLDRAAADRPVGGYSKGMTQRLALAIALVGDPDLLILDEPSSGLDPNGVRLVREIVLERAERDKTVFFSSHILPQVEAVCDRVAILNRGRLVAVDSVDGLRDALGTGATVTMTVDSVPANLTIDQVPGVQSVTVDGRTIRATVDRPEAKVAVLDRVREDGAGAIVDLSVEQSSLEDLFSAYTGSAPPTGATEREERR from the coding sequence ATGAACGGCGCTGCTCCTGGGGATCGCCAGCGGGCGACCGGCGACCACGCGATCCGGATCGACGGGCTGACGAAACGGTACGGAGCGGACGTGCTCGCAGTCGATGACCTCTCGCTGTCGGTCGAGCGCGGTGAGATCTTCGGCTTTCTCGGCCCGAACGGCGCGGGCAAGTCGACGACGATCGACGTGCTCATGGACTACGTCCGCCCGACCGCGGGAGAGGCGACGGTGCTGGGATTCGACGCCCAGCGCGAGACCCGCGCGGTCCACGAGCGGGTGGGCATCTTGCCCGACGGCTACGGCCTGTGGGATCGACTCACCGGGCGGACCCACCTCGAATACGCGATCGACCTGAAGGGAGCGAACGACGCAATCGACGCGTTGCTCGATCGCGTCGGCCTCGATCGGGCGGCGGCCGACCGACCCGTCGGGGGCTACTCGAAAGGCATGACTCAGCGGCTCGCGCTGGCGATCGCGCTCGTCGGCGATCCCGACCTGTTGATCCTCGACGAGCCGTCCTCGGGGCTCGATCCCAACGGCGTCCGTCTGGTGCGTGAGATCGTTCTCGAACGGGCCGAGCGCGACAAGACCGTGTTTTTCTCCTCGCACATCCTCCCCCAGGTCGAGGCGGTCTGTGACCGGGTGGCGATCTTGAATCGCGGTCGGCTGGTCGCCGTCGACAGCGTCGACGGGCTTCGCGACGCGCTCGGCACCGGCGCGACCGTGACGATGACCGTCGATAGCGTGCCCGCGAATCTCACGATCGATCAGGTTCCGGGCGTCCAGTCGGTGACCGTCGACGGGCGAACGATCCGCGCAACCGTCGATCGTCCGGAGGCGAAAGTCGCTGTCCTCGACCGGGTCCGCGAGGACGGGGCGGGCGCAATCGTCGACCTCTCGGTCGAGCAGTCCTCGCTGGAAGATCTGTTCAGTGCGTACACGGGCTCCGCGCCGCCGACGGGTGCCACAGAACGCGAGGAGCGACGATGA
- a CDS encoding RNA-guided endonuclease TnpB family protein, which produces MVTTTVTTTFHNPSRDRRREWQRATHLYRDTKQFCIDGWETDEFGMGVTTASIDNPLYSAIQNQAIREAKSDYKKDGIVEYHASQPFAVNNQNWEINRTENGSVVVGFPCISGWWYTPIDVYEDIADDVARLVDGEADKSRLQMYRRGEDWFCTFTVEYDAETGEETAIGVDIGHNHLLAADAETGESMLVSGREAKYVRRKYRSLRESLQQAGALRARNRVGNKEERRIRDLNHKASRRLIDWAQQFENPVLKIEDLEGIRDGSDWRGVHSWHFHQLQEFIVYKAEQAGIRVEEVDPFETSQRCSACGTEGSRDGDYFSCSECGRGRHADLNAAENIRQREGEPCTA; this is translated from the coding sequence GTGGTCACGACGACCGTCACCACGACGTTCCACAACCCATCCCGCGACCGGCGCAGGGAGTGGCAACGCGCCACTCACCTGTACCGCGACACCAAGCAGTTCTGCATCGACGGGTGGGAAACCGACGAGTTCGGGATGGGCGTGACCACGGCCAGCATCGACAACCCACTCTACTCGGCCATCCAGAACCAGGCCATCCGCGAAGCCAAATCCGACTACAAGAAAGACGGCATCGTGGAGTACCACGCCAGCCAGCCGTTCGCGGTCAACAACCAGAACTGGGAGATCAACCGCACCGAGAACGGGTCGGTCGTCGTCGGCTTCCCCTGTATCTCGGGGTGGTGGTACACGCCCATCGACGTGTACGAGGACATAGCCGACGACGTTGCCCGGCTCGTGGATGGCGAGGCTGACAAGTCCCGGTTGCAGATGTACCGCCGTGGCGAGGACTGGTTCTGTACGTTCACCGTCGAGTACGACGCCGAGACAGGCGAGGAGACTGCAATCGGCGTGGACATCGGCCACAACCACCTGCTCGCCGCCGACGCCGAAACGGGCGAGTCGATGCTGGTGTCCGGTCGTGAGGCGAAATACGTCCGCCGCAAATATCGTTCCCTACGCGAGTCGCTTCAACAGGCGGGTGCGCTTCGCGCACGAAACCGCGTGGGTAACAAAGAGGAGCGTCGGATTCGTGACCTGAACCACAAAGCCTCCCGTCGCCTCATCGACTGGGCACAGCAGTTCGAGAATCCCGTGCTGAAAATCGAGGACTTGGAAGGCATTAGAGATGGAAGCGACTGGCGTGGTGTCCACTCGTGGCATTTCCACCAGTTGCAGGAGTTCATTGTCTACAAGGCCGAGCAGGCTGGGATTCGCGTCGAGGAAGTTGACCCGTTTGAAACGAGTCAACGCTGTTCGGCCTGCGGTACCGAAGGCTCGCGTGACGGCGACTACTTCTCGTGTTCCGAGTGTGGCCGTGGCCGCCACGCCGACCTGAACGCCGCCGAAAACATCCGACAACGGGAGGGCGAACCATGCACGGCCTAA
- the ribB gene encoding 3,4-dihydroxy-2-butanone-4-phosphate synthase, protein MSRPSDRTDADRLDAAIEAFANGDPVLIHDAADREGEVDLVYPAGTVAPSDVARLRTDAGGLICVALSDRVARAFDLPFLADAVEHPATENHVLSYDDRSSFSLTVNHRETETGITDRDRARTITALSDAAADPAGTDFAGTFRSPGHVHLLRGAADGVTERTGHTELALALADAADLPPAVVVCEMLDAATGLARTPADAQAYADREGLVYVEGGTIVDHL, encoded by the coding sequence ATGTCACGACCGAGTGACCGCACCGACGCCGACCGTCTCGACGCCGCGATCGAGGCGTTCGCGAACGGCGACCCGGTCCTGATCCACGACGCCGCCGACCGCGAGGGCGAGGTCGATCTGGTCTACCCCGCGGGGACGGTCGCTCCCAGCGACGTCGCCCGGTTGCGGACCGATGCGGGCGGACTGATCTGTGTCGCGCTCTCCGATCGCGTCGCCAGGGCGTTCGATCTGCCCTTCCTCGCGGACGCCGTCGAGCACCCCGCCACCGAGAACCACGTGTTGAGCTATGACGACCGATCGTCGTTCTCGCTCACGGTCAACCACCGCGAGACCGAGACGGGCATCACCGATCGGGATCGCGCCCGGACGATCACCGCGCTCAGCGACGCTGCCGCCGATCCCGCGGGGACGGACTTCGCCGGTACCTTCCGCTCGCCGGGCCACGTCCACCTCCTGCGCGGGGCCGCCGACGGCGTCACCGAACGGACGGGCCACACCGAACTCGCGCTCGCACTCGCCGACGCCGCCGACTTGCCGCCCGCAGTCGTCGTCTGTGAGATGCTCGACGCCGCGACGGGGCTGGCGAGAACGCCCGCCGACGCGCAGGCGTACGCCGATCGGGAGGGCCTGGTCTACGTCGAGGGCGGGACGATCGTCGATCACCTGTAG